A region from the Papaver somniferum cultivar HN1 unplaced genomic scaffold, ASM357369v1 unplaced-scaffold_22, whole genome shotgun sequence genome encodes:
- the LOC113340631 gene encoding sorting nexin 2B-like: MMGSENQNNQSSNLNDSMENLVLNDDVDVNGSSSPSSSSLLYKSAIESSVLSDSHHHHHPLSSSSSLEVNNNSSNRKPNSDFISHPLKEEEEEEKNMNNPNLFDNLDLEPPSYADVVYSPFTNQNGGGGGGDSDFNIGGSMIGSSSRQDSPGEGFRNLSRMGSMNLNTNYLKISVSNPQNETETTNSLVPGGGSYVTYQINTTTNLPDYRGSEFSVRRRFRDVVTLSDRLAEGYRGYLIPPRPDKSVVESRVMEKEEFMEQRRVALEKYLCRLAAHPVIRKSDELRVFLQVQGKLPLLTSTDVASRMLDGAVNLPRQLFSDSTPVVTPNEVSQPAKGGRDLLRMFKELKQSVTNDWGGSKPPVVEEDKEFLEKKEKLRDFEQQLSNVSKQAEGLVKAQQDIGETMGELGLAFIKLMKFENEGAVYNCQRTRAADMKCVATAAVKASRYYRELNSHTVKHLDTLHEYLGMMLAVDSAFSDRTSALLTVQTVISELSSLHLRAEKLEAASSKIFGGDKTRIRKVEELKETIRVTEDAKMVAVREYDRIKENNRSELERLDKERHDDFLSMIKGFVMNQVGYAEKIANVWEKVAEETSVYAKESS; this comes from the exons ATGATGGGCTCTGAGAATCAAAATAATCAGAGCTCAAATCTAAACGATTCAATGGAAAACCTTGTTcttaatgatgatgttgatgttaatGGAAGCTCTTCTCCGTCGTCTTCTTCTTTACTTTATAAAAGTGCCatcgaatcgtctgtattatctgactctcatcatcatcatcatccattatcatcttcttcatctttagaAGTGAATAATAATAGTAGTAATCGAAAACCTaattctgatttcatttctcatccactgaaagaagaagaagaggaagagaaaaaCATGAACAATCCTAATCTGTTTGATAATTTAGACTTAGAACCACCGTCATATGCTGATGTTGTATACAGTCCATTCACGAATCAGAAcggaggaggaggtggaggagATAGTGATTTTAATATTGGTGGTTCTATGATTGGGAGTTCTAGTCGTCAAGATTCACCTGGTGAGGGTTTTAGGAATTTATCGAGGATGGGTTCGATGAATTTGAATACCAATTACTTGAAGATTTCAGTGTCGAATCCGCAGAATGAGACTGAAACGACGAATTCTTTGGTGCCGGGTGGTGGTAGTTATGTTACGTATCAGATTAACACGACCACGAATTTGCCCGATTATAGAGGGTCGGAGTTTAGTGTGAGGAGAAGGTTTAGAGATGTTGTGACGTTAAGTGATCGGTTGGCGGAGGGTTATAGAGGTTACTTGATACCGCCGAGGCCGGATAAGAGTGTGGTGGAGAGTAGAGTGATGGAGAAAGAGGAGTTTATGGAGCAGAGACGTGTGGCGTTGGAGAAGTATTTGTGTAGATTGGCGGCTCATCCAGTGATTAGAAAGAGTGATGAATTGAGGGTGTTTTTGCAAGTTCAGGGGAAGTTGCCGTTGCTGACGAGTACGGATGTAGCTTCGAGGATGTTGGATGGTGCAGTGAATTTGCCTAGACAGTTGTTTAGTGATTCTACTCCGGTGGTTACTCCGAATGAAGTTAGTCAACCTGCGAAAGGAGGTAGAGATTTGTTGAGAATGTTTAAAGAATTGAAACAGTCGGTTACGAATGATTGGGGAGGTTCAAAACCTCCTGTTGTTGAAGAGGATAAAGAGTTtctagagaagaaagaaaagctcCGTGATTTCGAGCAACAATTGAGCAATGTATCTAAGCAG GCTGAAGGACTTGTGAAAGCTCAGCAAGATATAGGAGAAACAATGGGAGAATTGGGTCTAGCATTCATCAAATTGATGAAATTTGAGAACGAGGGGGCAGTGTATAATTGTCAGAGAACACGAGCGGCGGATATGAAATGTGTTGCAACAGCCGCTGTAAAAGCAAGCAGATATTATCGAGAACTGAATTCACATACTGTCAAACATCTG GACACCCTACATGAGTATCTTGGAATGATGTTGGCTGTCGATAGTGCATTCTCAGATCGTACAAGTGCTTTATTGACAGTACAGACTGTCATATCGGAACTGTCTTCCTTGCATTTGAGAGCTGAAAAGCTCGAAGCTGCATCATCCAAAATATTTGGTGGTGACAAAACTAGAATCCGCAAAGTAGAGGAGTTGAAGGAAACCATAAGAGTTACTgaagatgcgaagatggttgctGTCAGAGAATATGATAGAATCAAG GAAAACAACAGGAGTGAACTAGAGAGGTTGGATAAAGAAAGACACGATGACTTCTTGAGCATGATAAAAGGATTTGTCATGAATCAG GTGGGATATGCAGAAAAGATAGCAAATGTGTGGGAAAAGGTTGCAGAAGAGACCAGTGTTTATGCAAAGGAGAGTAGTTAG
- the LOC113340549 gene encoding histone-lysine N-methyltransferase, H3 lysine-9 specific SUVH4-like, which translates to MQRKKARFTSSKVNPIGHESNSARLNGTTDDSQLQSLCTHCGTSSKSKPMLRHSPACPRTPCNECELTSANKMIQIKTTLYPEKQIGHLPGVDVGQQFGTRAEIVSIGLHGNWSSGVDCMSTSYANMEKFKSYTFPLALSIIMSWQYEDGMDNEYDVIYTSQGGTNLKGNLKGSYLALKNNVDQHVPVRLIRSQSEYTDSMRRWLYTYDGLYEVVKFWAEKGTSGFTVFKFGMKRLEGQPPLTINQAPNFKGHVPKSIDELCGLVCRDISGGQEAIPIPATNLIDDPPVPPTGFRYCKSNEVADNVKLPIRVSRCGCEGTCTDPSICSCAKLNGADFPYVPTGGGRLVEAKSVMYECGPKCGCKDSCVNKTSQQGIKYRFEVFRTPNKGWALRSWDFIPAGSFICEYAGLLMRTKDIDNTIEQNYIFDIDCLQTMNGLEGRERRIEEVPTPFHPHITTNVKKLEPEFCVDAGPIGNVGRFINHSCDPNLFVQCVLSSHLNIKLARVMLFAAENIPPLQELACDYGYPIGSVLDADGNVKEMACHCGASICRGRLF; encoded by the exons ATGCAACGTAAGAAGGCCCGATTTACATCTTCTAAGGTAAACCCAATCGGACATGAGTCTAATTCTGCAAGGTTGAATGGTACAACAGATGACTCTCAGCTACAAAGCTT ATGTACACATTGTGGCACCAGCTCAAAGTCCAAACCAATGTTGCGTCATAGTCCTGCTTGCCCAAGGACACCGTGCAATGAATGTGAATTGACATCGGCTAATAAG ATGATCCAAATTAAGACCACTCTGTACCCAGAAAAGCAAATTGGTCATCTTCCAG GCGTTGATGTTGGTCAGCAGTTTGGAACACGGGCAGAAATTGTTTCTATAGGTTTACATGGTAACTGGAGTAGTGGAGTCGACTGCATGTCAACGTCCTACGCGAATATG GAAAAGTTCAAAAGTTACACTTTTCCGCTTGCATTATCGATCATTATGTCATGGCAGTATGAAGATGGCATGGATAATGAATATGATGTAATTTATACCAGTCAAGGTGGCACTAATCTTAAGGGTAATCTCAAGGGTAGTTATTTGGCACTCAAG AATAATGTTGACCAACATGTCCCTGTGAGACTAATTCGTTCACAATCAGAATATACAGATAGTATGCGCAGATGGTTGTACACATATGATGGCTTGTACGAG GTTGTTAAATTCTGGGCAGAGAAAGGTACTTCTGGATTTACTGTTTTTAAGTTTGGCATGAAACGTCTTGAAGGGCAGCCTCCATTGACAATTAACCAG GCCCCAAATTTTAAAGGACATGTTCCCAAGTCTATTGATGAATTATGTGG GTTGGTGTGCAGAGACATATCTGGAGGCCAAGAAGCCATTCCAATTCCGGCCACAAATTTAATTGATGATCCTCCTGTTCCACCTACAG GATTTAGATATTGCAAGTCTAATGAAGTTGCCGATAATGTGAAGCTCCCCATAAGAGTCTCTAGGTGTGGATGCGAAGGGACTTGTACAGATCCTAGTATCTGTAGCTGTGCGAAGCTCAATGGAGCAGATTTTCCATATGTTCCCACGGGGGGTGGCAG ACTTGTTGAAGCAAAGTCAGTTATGTATGAATGCGGGCCGAAATGTGGTTGCAAAGATTCTTGCGTGAACAAAACATCACAACAGGGGATAAAATACCGATTTGAG GTATTCCGTACTCCAAATAAAGGGTGGGCGTTAAGATCTTGGGACTTCATTCCTGCTGGGTCCTTTATTTGTGAATATGCGGGATTACTGATGAGGACTAAGGACATAGACAACACCATTGAGCAAAATTACATTTTCGATATTGATTGTTTGCAGACCATGAATGGTCTTGAGGGAAGAGAG CGGCGCATAGAAGAGGTTCCTACTCCTTTCCATCCTCACATCACAACTAATGTCAAGAAGCTAGAACCAGAGTTCTGTGTAGATGCAGGCCCTATTGGCAACGTTGGAAGATTTATCAATCATAGTTGTGATCCTAACCTGTTTGTCCAGTGCGTATTGAGCTCCCATCTGAATATTAAACTTGCTCGAGTCATGCTATTTGCTGCAGAAAACATACCTCCGCTGCAG GAGCTTGCATGTGACTATGGTTATCCCATAGGCAGCGTGTTGGATGCGGATGGCAATGTTAAAGAGATGGCATGCCACTGCGGTGCAAGCATATGCAGAGGCCGTTTATTTTAG